The following are encoded in a window of Vespula pensylvanica isolate Volc-1 chromosome 2, ASM1446617v1, whole genome shotgun sequence genomic DNA:
- the LOC122627211 gene encoding hexokinase type 2 isoform X2: MTEESRNVGEKWEHIDQKIRDACKDLILSNDQLQIVMEKLLEEITKGLSKSGHDDAIVKCFTTYVQDLPNGTEKGHFLALDLGGTNFRVLLITLDGMSFDMKSKIYAIPQSLMLGTGTQLFDHIAQCLALFVKDLNLQDEVLPLGFTFSFPLSQHGLTKGYLVRWTKGFNCSGVIGEDVVALLEEAIRKRDDVKIDVCAILNDTTGTLMSCAWKNRNCRIGLIVGTGTNACYVEKTNNVECAVSGNYSKEKQHMLINTEWGAFGERGALDFIITEFDRSIDDNSINPGKQLFEKMISGMYMGEITRLVLEKLVNEGLIFGGKCSSDLKKRGKFFTKYVSEIENDPKGKYTNCRDILMELGQRNVSDQDCENVRYVCSIISRRAAHLASAGIATLLNKMGEERVTVGIDGSVYRFHPHFHDLMTAKISELTSRQFDLMLSEDGSGRGAALVAAVASLRH; the protein is encoded by the exons ATGACGGAAGAATCTCGGAACGTGGGAGAGAAATGGGAGCATATAGATCAAAAG aTACGAGATGCCTGCAAGGACCTTATTCTCTCCAACGATCAACTCCAAATAGTTATGGAAAAGCTCTTGGAAGAGATTACTAAAGGGCTCTCAAAATCTGGCCACGACGATGCCATTGTGAAATGCTTTACCACATACGTACAGGATCTTCCAAATGGCACAG AGAAAGGTCACTTCTTGGCATTGGATTTGGGTGGTACCAATTTTCGTGTTCTATTGATCACACTGGACGGTATGAGCTTCGACATGAAGAGTAAAATCTACGCAATACCACAAAGTCTTATGTTGGGTACTGGTACTCAACTATTCGATCATATCGCACAGTGTCTAGCCTTATTCGTGAAAGATTTAAATCTACAAGATGAAGTACTACCACTCGGTTTTACCTTTAGTTTTCCATTGTCTCAGCACGGTCTAACAAAAGGCTATCTTGTAAGATGGACAAAGGGCTTTAATTGTAGCGGAGTTATAGGCGAGGACGTTGTCGCTTTATTGGAGGAAGCCATTCGAAAAAGAGAC GACGTCAAGATCGATGTTTGTGCCATCTTGAACGATACTACTGGTACCTTAATGTCCTGTGcttggaaaaatagaaattgtcGTATCGGCTTGATCGTTG GAACAGGAACCAATGCTTGTTACGTAGAGAAAACGAATAACGTAGAATGTGCGGTCTCTGGAAATTATTCCAAGGAAAAGCAACATATGCTGATCAACACAGAATGGGGCGCTTTCGGTGAACGTGGAGCCCtcgattttattatcacagaatttgatcgttcgatcgacgataaCTCTATCAATCCTGGAAAACAATTGTTTGAGAAAATGATATCGGGCATGTATATGGGAGAAATTACGAGGCTCGTTCTTGAGAAGCTTGTCAACGAGGGTTTAATCTTTGGTGGCAAATGTTCAAGTGATCTTAAAAAGCGAGGAAAATTCTTCACAAAATACGTATCCGAAATAGAAAA TGATCCCAAAGGCAAATATACGAATTGTCGTGATATCTTAATGGAATTGGGTCAGCGTAACGTTTCGGATCAGGACTGTGAGAACGTTAGGTACGTTTGCTCGATCATTTCGAGGAGAGCAGCTCATCTTGCAAGTGCTGGCATCGCTacacttttaaataaaatgggCGAAGAAAGAGTCACCGTTGGTATCGATGGTTCGGTCTACAGATTTCATCCGCACTTTCATGATCTCATGACGGCAAAGATCAGTGAATTGACGAGTCGTCAA TTCGACCTAATGCTATCAGAGGATGGAAGTGGTCGTGGTGCCGCGCTGGTTGCCGCGGTAGCTTCGTTAAGACATTGA
- the LOC122627211 gene encoding hexokinase type 2 isoform X1, with protein MKTKMMSFFNKICKFCDRNLSLETEDHILTTSLTESAEIRDACKDLILSNDQLQIVMEKLLEEITKGLSKSGHDDAIVKCFTTYVQDLPNGTEKGHFLALDLGGTNFRVLLITLDGMSFDMKSKIYAIPQSLMLGTGTQLFDHIAQCLALFVKDLNLQDEVLPLGFTFSFPLSQHGLTKGYLVRWTKGFNCSGVIGEDVVALLEEAIRKRDDVKIDVCAILNDTTGTLMSCAWKNRNCRIGLIVGTGTNACYVEKTNNVECAVSGNYSKEKQHMLINTEWGAFGERGALDFIITEFDRSIDDNSINPGKQLFEKMISGMYMGEITRLVLEKLVNEGLIFGGKCSSDLKKRGKFFTKYVSEIENDPKGKYTNCRDILMELGQRNVSDQDCENVRYVCSIISRRAAHLASAGIATLLNKMGEERVTVGIDGSVYRFHPHFHDLMTAKISELTSRQFDLMLSEDGSGRGAALVAAVASLRH; from the exons ATGAAGACCAAGATGATGtcgtttttcaataaaatttgcaAGTTTTGTGACAGGAATTTATCGTTAGAAACGGAAGATCATATTTTAACGACATCGTTAACAGAATCGGCCGAG aTACGAGATGCCTGCAAGGACCTTATTCTCTCCAACGATCAACTCCAAATAGTTATGGAAAAGCTCTTGGAAGAGATTACTAAAGGGCTCTCAAAATCTGGCCACGACGATGCCATTGTGAAATGCTTTACCACATACGTACAGGATCTTCCAAATGGCACAG AGAAAGGTCACTTCTTGGCATTGGATTTGGGTGGTACCAATTTTCGTGTTCTATTGATCACACTGGACGGTATGAGCTTCGACATGAAGAGTAAAATCTACGCAATACCACAAAGTCTTATGTTGGGTACTGGTACTCAACTATTCGATCATATCGCACAGTGTCTAGCCTTATTCGTGAAAGATTTAAATCTACAAGATGAAGTACTACCACTCGGTTTTACCTTTAGTTTTCCATTGTCTCAGCACGGTCTAACAAAAGGCTATCTTGTAAGATGGACAAAGGGCTTTAATTGTAGCGGAGTTATAGGCGAGGACGTTGTCGCTTTATTGGAGGAAGCCATTCGAAAAAGAGAC GACGTCAAGATCGATGTTTGTGCCATCTTGAACGATACTACTGGTACCTTAATGTCCTGTGcttggaaaaatagaaattgtcGTATCGGCTTGATCGTTG GAACAGGAACCAATGCTTGTTACGTAGAGAAAACGAATAACGTAGAATGTGCGGTCTCTGGAAATTATTCCAAGGAAAAGCAACATATGCTGATCAACACAGAATGGGGCGCTTTCGGTGAACGTGGAGCCCtcgattttattatcacagaatttgatcgttcgatcgacgataaCTCTATCAATCCTGGAAAACAATTGTTTGAGAAAATGATATCGGGCATGTATATGGGAGAAATTACGAGGCTCGTTCTTGAGAAGCTTGTCAACGAGGGTTTAATCTTTGGTGGCAAATGTTCAAGTGATCTTAAAAAGCGAGGAAAATTCTTCACAAAATACGTATCCGAAATAGAAAA TGATCCCAAAGGCAAATATACGAATTGTCGTGATATCTTAATGGAATTGGGTCAGCGTAACGTTTCGGATCAGGACTGTGAGAACGTTAGGTACGTTTGCTCGATCATTTCGAGGAGAGCAGCTCATCTTGCAAGTGCTGGCATCGCTacacttttaaataaaatgggCGAAGAAAGAGTCACCGTTGGTATCGATGGTTCGGTCTACAGATTTCATCCGCACTTTCATGATCTCATGACGGCAAAGATCAGTGAATTGACGAGTCGTCAA TTCGACCTAATGCTATCAGAGGATGGAAGTGGTCGTGGTGCCGCGCTGGTTGCCGCGGTAGCTTCGTTAAGACATTGA
- the LOC122627211 gene encoding hexokinase type 2 isoform X4, translating to MRGLRTEKLIRDACKDLILSNDQLQIVMEKLLEEITKGLSKSGHDDAIVKCFTTYVQDLPNGTEKGHFLALDLGGTNFRVLLITLDGMSFDMKSKIYAIPQSLMLGTGTQLFDHIAQCLALFVKDLNLQDEVLPLGFTFSFPLSQHGLTKGYLVRWTKGFNCSGVIGEDVVALLEEAIRKRDDVKIDVCAILNDTTGTLMSCAWKNRNCRIGLIVGTGTNACYVEKTNNVECAVSGNYSKEKQHMLINTEWGAFGERGALDFIITEFDRSIDDNSINPGKQLFEKMISGMYMGEITRLVLEKLVNEGLIFGGKCSSDLKKRGKFFTKYVSEIENDPKGKYTNCRDILMELGQRNVSDQDCENVRYVCSIISRRAAHLASAGIATLLNKMGEERVTVGIDGSVYRFHPHFHDLMTAKISELTSRQFDLMLSEDGSGRGAALVAAVASLRH from the exons ATGAGAGGCTTGAGGACAGAGAAACTT aTACGAGATGCCTGCAAGGACCTTATTCTCTCCAACGATCAACTCCAAATAGTTATGGAAAAGCTCTTGGAAGAGATTACTAAAGGGCTCTCAAAATCTGGCCACGACGATGCCATTGTGAAATGCTTTACCACATACGTACAGGATCTTCCAAATGGCACAG AGAAAGGTCACTTCTTGGCATTGGATTTGGGTGGTACCAATTTTCGTGTTCTATTGATCACACTGGACGGTATGAGCTTCGACATGAAGAGTAAAATCTACGCAATACCACAAAGTCTTATGTTGGGTACTGGTACTCAACTATTCGATCATATCGCACAGTGTCTAGCCTTATTCGTGAAAGATTTAAATCTACAAGATGAAGTACTACCACTCGGTTTTACCTTTAGTTTTCCATTGTCTCAGCACGGTCTAACAAAAGGCTATCTTGTAAGATGGACAAAGGGCTTTAATTGTAGCGGAGTTATAGGCGAGGACGTTGTCGCTTTATTGGAGGAAGCCATTCGAAAAAGAGAC GACGTCAAGATCGATGTTTGTGCCATCTTGAACGATACTACTGGTACCTTAATGTCCTGTGcttggaaaaatagaaattgtcGTATCGGCTTGATCGTTG GAACAGGAACCAATGCTTGTTACGTAGAGAAAACGAATAACGTAGAATGTGCGGTCTCTGGAAATTATTCCAAGGAAAAGCAACATATGCTGATCAACACAGAATGGGGCGCTTTCGGTGAACGTGGAGCCCtcgattttattatcacagaatttgatcgttcgatcgacgataaCTCTATCAATCCTGGAAAACAATTGTTTGAGAAAATGATATCGGGCATGTATATGGGAGAAATTACGAGGCTCGTTCTTGAGAAGCTTGTCAACGAGGGTTTAATCTTTGGTGGCAAATGTTCAAGTGATCTTAAAAAGCGAGGAAAATTCTTCACAAAATACGTATCCGAAATAGAAAA TGATCCCAAAGGCAAATATACGAATTGTCGTGATATCTTAATGGAATTGGGTCAGCGTAACGTTTCGGATCAGGACTGTGAGAACGTTAGGTACGTTTGCTCGATCATTTCGAGGAGAGCAGCTCATCTTGCAAGTGCTGGCATCGCTacacttttaaataaaatgggCGAAGAAAGAGTCACCGTTGGTATCGATGGTTCGGTCTACAGATTTCATCCGCACTTTCATGATCTCATGACGGCAAAGATCAGTGAATTGACGAGTCGTCAA TTCGACCTAATGCTATCAGAGGATGGAAGTGGTCGTGGTGCCGCGCTGGTTGCCGCGGTAGCTTCGTTAAGACATTGA
- the LOC122627211 gene encoding hexokinase type 2 isoform X3, with protein sequence MKTSTLSSNDPIKQEIRDACKDLILSNDQLQIVMEKLLEEITKGLSKSGHDDAIVKCFTTYVQDLPNGTEKGHFLALDLGGTNFRVLLITLDGMSFDMKSKIYAIPQSLMLGTGTQLFDHIAQCLALFVKDLNLQDEVLPLGFTFSFPLSQHGLTKGYLVRWTKGFNCSGVIGEDVVALLEEAIRKRDDVKIDVCAILNDTTGTLMSCAWKNRNCRIGLIVGTGTNACYVEKTNNVECAVSGNYSKEKQHMLINTEWGAFGERGALDFIITEFDRSIDDNSINPGKQLFEKMISGMYMGEITRLVLEKLVNEGLIFGGKCSSDLKKRGKFFTKYVSEIENDPKGKYTNCRDILMELGQRNVSDQDCENVRYVCSIISRRAAHLASAGIATLLNKMGEERVTVGIDGSVYRFHPHFHDLMTAKISELTSRQFDLMLSEDGSGRGAALVAAVASLRH encoded by the exons ATGAAGACTTCTACCTTATCTTCCAACGACCCGATCAAGCAAGAG aTACGAGATGCCTGCAAGGACCTTATTCTCTCCAACGATCAACTCCAAATAGTTATGGAAAAGCTCTTGGAAGAGATTACTAAAGGGCTCTCAAAATCTGGCCACGACGATGCCATTGTGAAATGCTTTACCACATACGTACAGGATCTTCCAAATGGCACAG AGAAAGGTCACTTCTTGGCATTGGATTTGGGTGGTACCAATTTTCGTGTTCTATTGATCACACTGGACGGTATGAGCTTCGACATGAAGAGTAAAATCTACGCAATACCACAAAGTCTTATGTTGGGTACTGGTACTCAACTATTCGATCATATCGCACAGTGTCTAGCCTTATTCGTGAAAGATTTAAATCTACAAGATGAAGTACTACCACTCGGTTTTACCTTTAGTTTTCCATTGTCTCAGCACGGTCTAACAAAAGGCTATCTTGTAAGATGGACAAAGGGCTTTAATTGTAGCGGAGTTATAGGCGAGGACGTTGTCGCTTTATTGGAGGAAGCCATTCGAAAAAGAGAC GACGTCAAGATCGATGTTTGTGCCATCTTGAACGATACTACTGGTACCTTAATGTCCTGTGcttggaaaaatagaaattgtcGTATCGGCTTGATCGTTG GAACAGGAACCAATGCTTGTTACGTAGAGAAAACGAATAACGTAGAATGTGCGGTCTCTGGAAATTATTCCAAGGAAAAGCAACATATGCTGATCAACACAGAATGGGGCGCTTTCGGTGAACGTGGAGCCCtcgattttattatcacagaatttgatcgttcgatcgacgataaCTCTATCAATCCTGGAAAACAATTGTTTGAGAAAATGATATCGGGCATGTATATGGGAGAAATTACGAGGCTCGTTCTTGAGAAGCTTGTCAACGAGGGTTTAATCTTTGGTGGCAAATGTTCAAGTGATCTTAAAAAGCGAGGAAAATTCTTCACAAAATACGTATCCGAAATAGAAAA TGATCCCAAAGGCAAATATACGAATTGTCGTGATATCTTAATGGAATTGGGTCAGCGTAACGTTTCGGATCAGGACTGTGAGAACGTTAGGTACGTTTGCTCGATCATTTCGAGGAGAGCAGCTCATCTTGCAAGTGCTGGCATCGCTacacttttaaataaaatgggCGAAGAAAGAGTCACCGTTGGTATCGATGGTTCGGTCTACAGATTTCATCCGCACTTTCATGATCTCATGACGGCAAAGATCAGTGAATTGACGAGTCGTCAA TTCGACCTAATGCTATCAGAGGATGGAAGTGGTCGTGGTGCCGCGCTGGTTGCCGCGGTAGCTTCGTTAAGACATTGA
- the LOC122627207 gene encoding FHF complex subunit HOOK interacting protein 2A-like isoform X2, whose amino-acid sequence MLRRLRRLKSIAPPATPLQDFTYHWKQLMNFYINHLNDCKVPIQSTSIPKHLDRLLEILLEEEKDGNDPGPCLEYLLQHKLLDLLASLATAETPPGMRVVCLSFLRKLLGRSKYPLLHHTSIYSPIQRLIVLCNGNSPSPIETEEIQFLLTLCFLVCKYPHVTNIINDVPMLQKASSSNRSSSERLEVEKVTYVPNRKKNNSNPLFEPLNTQAIALVNPNLLNPENNRRKSLCSNISCIKIDVPSNSSTRSNASTSSKDTENISQSSSPLTQNVYCNSTLTMNLPDDTQNNQNITDKLCDELDNPVAEIETCLQSMKDSRLTEGCNACDKTNNPMENNCGRSLLIPSRIPAKSKCLLLEALMSYVNSADNTVRVRACEGIMVLASLEDTTFAEMVAQSDLPSIITSRLENLFNAIPAHVDPNEIDVVDVTWGLDSPLWTKEKKFPGCRQVAAFYMWFDYCNQLIREASTDVADVLAKHVRINFFEKIVTPALADHQVILVTALITKCLKELASSTLCTEVSYWLVGHNRHPEIPNVCTSPVLYRLINNCYTDSDELTVETLKLFEEVIDKRNEHTLHCLALMYLTSRGYYDNTAADSAITSWSDEEDEREREKKSTLDLSYEQSHSRTLAPSNIHRIVNCFLSLVPRYLQTDPDINSYERCMVVLEKQYSTVLRDCFLMAWPLEAVTHDDSASSDSRPEADHGATRFYMGPFLTMLFDKVCNMSKQRYEINLQLTVVISRLTLLPHPYLHEFLLNPLLPLVPGTKSLFTCLQKVVKQLVNEIPKTAESKQKLKETRERLLDDCIHDVEKENTLLETVVVTEEFCKGLAAIAYVKYHHSM is encoded by the exons ATGCTACGACGTTTACGAAGACTTAAGTCG ATAGCACCACCGGCTACGCCGCTACAAGACTTCACATACCACTGGAAACAacttatgaatttttatatcaaccACTTGAACGATTGCAAAGTTCCAATACAATCGACCAGTATACCAAAACATCTCGATAGATTACTTGAGATTTTattggaagaggaaaaagatggGAATGATCCTGGGCCATGTTTGGAGTACTTATTGCAGCACAAACTTTTGGATCTGTTAGCTTCATTAGCAACAGCTGAGACACCACCTGGTATGAGAGTGGTCTGTCTTTCATTCCTAAGAAAATTACTTGGTCGATCAAAATACCCGTTGCTACATCACACCTCGATCTATTCACCTATACAACGTCTGATCGTACTCTGCAATGGGAACTCACCGTCTCCGATCGAAACCGAAGAGATTCAATTTCTCTTAACGCTCTGTTTTTTAGTCTGCAAGTATCCGCACGTGACGAACATAATAAACGACGTACCAATGCTACAAAAAGCAAGTAGCTCGAATCGTTCAAGTTCGGAAAGATTAGAAGTTGAAAAGGTTACTTACGTtccaaacagaaaaaagaacaattctAATCCTTTGTTCGAACCATTGAATACACAAGCGATTGCCTTGGTAAATCCGAATCTTTTGAATCCTGAAAACAATAGACGAAAGTCTTTGTGTTCTAATATCAGCTGTATCAAGATAGACGTACCATCTAACTCTTCCACGCGTTCGAACGCATCTACTTCTTCCAAAGATACGGAGAATATATCCCAATCCTCGAGCCCGCTCACACAAAATGTTTACTGCAATTCGACATTGACTATGAACCTGCCGGATGATACACAAAACAATCAAAATATTACGGATAAACTTTGCGATGAACTTGACAATCCCGTAGCCGAGATAGAAACGTGTTTACAAAGTATGAAAGACTCGAGACTTACCGAGGGTTGCAACGCGTGTGACAAAACGAATAATCCAATGGAGAACAATTGCGGACGAAGTCTTTTGATACCTTCGCGAATACCAGCGAAATCAAAGTGCCTTCTATTGGAAGCCCTTATGAGCTACGTAAACAGTGCT GACAACACGGTTAGAGTGAGAGCTTGCGAAGGCATCATGGTTTTAGCTTCGCTCGAAGATACCACCTTCGCTGAAATGGTAGCACAAAGCGATTTACCGTCAATTATAACTAGTCGTTTGGAGAATCTTTTCAACGCCATACCAGCTCACGTAGATCCAAACGAGATCGATGTTGTCGACGTAACTTGGGGTTTGGATTCGCCCTTAtggacgaaggaaaagaagtttCCTGGTTGTCGACAAGTCGCAGCTTTTTACATGTGGTTCGATTATTGTAATCAGCTTATAAGAGAAGCTTCTACGGATGTAGCCGATGTATTGGCAAAGCACgttagaataaatttcttcgaaaaaatagTTACGCCTGCGCTAGCCGATCATCAAGTTATCCTCGTAACGGCGTTGATTACAAAATGCTTGAAAGAGCTTGCATCCTCTACATTGTGTACAG AGGTGAGCTACTGGCTTGTCGGACACAATAGGCATCCAGAAATTCCAAACGTTTGTACGTCCCCGGTTTTGtatagattaataaataactgtTACACGGACAGCGACGAACTGACGGTAGAGACGTTGAAATTGTTCGAAGAAgttatagataaaagaaacgaacataCTCTGCACTGTCTTGCATTGATGTATTTGACAAGTCGAGGGTATTACGATAATACGGCCGCAGATAGTGCCATTACATCCTGGAGcgacgaagaagatgaaagagaaagggaaaagaaaagtacattAGATCTTTCTTATGAACAAAGTCATAGTAGAACTTTGGCTCCAAGTAATATTCATAGGATCGTCAATTG CTTCTTATCTCTGGTACCACGCTATCTTCAAACCGATCCTGATATCAATAGTTACGAAAGATGCATGGTTGTTCTGGAAAAACAGTATTCTACTGTATTAAGGGATTGTTTTTTAATGGCATGGCCTTTGGAAGCAGTAACGCATGACGACTCTGCTAGTTCTGATTCCAGACCAGAAGCTGATCATGGTGCTACACGGTTTTACATGGGACCTTTTTTAACTATGCTCTTCGATAAAGTTTGCAATATGTCTAAGCAAAGATACGAAATTAACTTGCAACTTACGGTTGTAATCTCTAGATTAACACTCTTACCGCATCCATACTtgcatgaatttttattaaatcctcTTTTACCGCTAGTGCCTGGCACAAAAAGTCTATTTACTTGTCTCCAGAAAGTAGTCAAGCAGCTAGTTAACGAAATACCAAAGACCGCAGAAtctaaacaaaaattgaaagaaacaagagagagattattGGACGACTGTATCCACGATGt agagaaggaaaatacaTTGCTCGAAACTGTTGTAGTTACAGAAGAATTTTGTAAGGGACTTGCCGCAATAGCATACGTCAAATATCATCATTCTATGTGA
- the LOC122627207 gene encoding FHF complex subunit HOOK interacting protein 2A-like isoform X1 produces MISGIHVALKNAIDVIAPPATPLQDFTYHWKQLMNFYINHLNDCKVPIQSTSIPKHLDRLLEILLEEEKDGNDPGPCLEYLLQHKLLDLLASLATAETPPGMRVVCLSFLRKLLGRSKYPLLHHTSIYSPIQRLIVLCNGNSPSPIETEEIQFLLTLCFLVCKYPHVTNIINDVPMLQKASSSNRSSSERLEVEKVTYVPNRKKNNSNPLFEPLNTQAIALVNPNLLNPENNRRKSLCSNISCIKIDVPSNSSTRSNASTSSKDTENISQSSSPLTQNVYCNSTLTMNLPDDTQNNQNITDKLCDELDNPVAEIETCLQSMKDSRLTEGCNACDKTNNPMENNCGRSLLIPSRIPAKSKCLLLEALMSYVNSADNTVRVRACEGIMVLASLEDTTFAEMVAQSDLPSIITSRLENLFNAIPAHVDPNEIDVVDVTWGLDSPLWTKEKKFPGCRQVAAFYMWFDYCNQLIREASTDVADVLAKHVRINFFEKIVTPALADHQVILVTALITKCLKELASSTLCTEVSYWLVGHNRHPEIPNVCTSPVLYRLINNCYTDSDELTVETLKLFEEVIDKRNEHTLHCLALMYLTSRGYYDNTAADSAITSWSDEEDEREREKKSTLDLSYEQSHSRTLAPSNIHRIVNCFLSLVPRYLQTDPDINSYERCMVVLEKQYSTVLRDCFLMAWPLEAVTHDDSASSDSRPEADHGATRFYMGPFLTMLFDKVCNMSKQRYEINLQLTVVISRLTLLPHPYLHEFLLNPLLPLVPGTKSLFTCLQKVVKQLVNEIPKTAESKQKLKETRERLLDDCIHDVEKENTLLETVVVTEEFCKGLAAIAYVKYHHSM; encoded by the exons ATGATTAGCGGCATACACGTCGCCTTAAAAAATGCTATCGACGTG ATAGCACCACCGGCTACGCCGCTACAAGACTTCACATACCACTGGAAACAacttatgaatttttatatcaaccACTTGAACGATTGCAAAGTTCCAATACAATCGACCAGTATACCAAAACATCTCGATAGATTACTTGAGATTTTattggaagaggaaaaagatggGAATGATCCTGGGCCATGTTTGGAGTACTTATTGCAGCACAAACTTTTGGATCTGTTAGCTTCATTAGCAACAGCTGAGACACCACCTGGTATGAGAGTGGTCTGTCTTTCATTCCTAAGAAAATTACTTGGTCGATCAAAATACCCGTTGCTACATCACACCTCGATCTATTCACCTATACAACGTCTGATCGTACTCTGCAATGGGAACTCACCGTCTCCGATCGAAACCGAAGAGATTCAATTTCTCTTAACGCTCTGTTTTTTAGTCTGCAAGTATCCGCACGTGACGAACATAATAAACGACGTACCAATGCTACAAAAAGCAAGTAGCTCGAATCGTTCAAGTTCGGAAAGATTAGAAGTTGAAAAGGTTACTTACGTtccaaacagaaaaaagaacaattctAATCCTTTGTTCGAACCATTGAATACACAAGCGATTGCCTTGGTAAATCCGAATCTTTTGAATCCTGAAAACAATAGACGAAAGTCTTTGTGTTCTAATATCAGCTGTATCAAGATAGACGTACCATCTAACTCTTCCACGCGTTCGAACGCATCTACTTCTTCCAAAGATACGGAGAATATATCCCAATCCTCGAGCCCGCTCACACAAAATGTTTACTGCAATTCGACATTGACTATGAACCTGCCGGATGATACACAAAACAATCAAAATATTACGGATAAACTTTGCGATGAACTTGACAATCCCGTAGCCGAGATAGAAACGTGTTTACAAAGTATGAAAGACTCGAGACTTACCGAGGGTTGCAACGCGTGTGACAAAACGAATAATCCAATGGAGAACAATTGCGGACGAAGTCTTTTGATACCTTCGCGAATACCAGCGAAATCAAAGTGCCTTCTATTGGAAGCCCTTATGAGCTACGTAAACAGTGCT GACAACACGGTTAGAGTGAGAGCTTGCGAAGGCATCATGGTTTTAGCTTCGCTCGAAGATACCACCTTCGCTGAAATGGTAGCACAAAGCGATTTACCGTCAATTATAACTAGTCGTTTGGAGAATCTTTTCAACGCCATACCAGCTCACGTAGATCCAAACGAGATCGATGTTGTCGACGTAACTTGGGGTTTGGATTCGCCCTTAtggacgaaggaaaagaagtttCCTGGTTGTCGACAAGTCGCAGCTTTTTACATGTGGTTCGATTATTGTAATCAGCTTATAAGAGAAGCTTCTACGGATGTAGCCGATGTATTGGCAAAGCACgttagaataaatttcttcgaaaaaatagTTACGCCTGCGCTAGCCGATCATCAAGTTATCCTCGTAACGGCGTTGATTACAAAATGCTTGAAAGAGCTTGCATCCTCTACATTGTGTACAG AGGTGAGCTACTGGCTTGTCGGACACAATAGGCATCCAGAAATTCCAAACGTTTGTACGTCCCCGGTTTTGtatagattaataaataactgtTACACGGACAGCGACGAACTGACGGTAGAGACGTTGAAATTGTTCGAAGAAgttatagataaaagaaacgaacataCTCTGCACTGTCTTGCATTGATGTATTTGACAAGTCGAGGGTATTACGATAATACGGCCGCAGATAGTGCCATTACATCCTGGAGcgacgaagaagatgaaagagaaagggaaaagaaaagtacattAGATCTTTCTTATGAACAAAGTCATAGTAGAACTTTGGCTCCAAGTAATATTCATAGGATCGTCAATTG CTTCTTATCTCTGGTACCACGCTATCTTCAAACCGATCCTGATATCAATAGTTACGAAAGATGCATGGTTGTTCTGGAAAAACAGTATTCTACTGTATTAAGGGATTGTTTTTTAATGGCATGGCCTTTGGAAGCAGTAACGCATGACGACTCTGCTAGTTCTGATTCCAGACCAGAAGCTGATCATGGTGCTACACGGTTTTACATGGGACCTTTTTTAACTATGCTCTTCGATAAAGTTTGCAATATGTCTAAGCAAAGATACGAAATTAACTTGCAACTTACGGTTGTAATCTCTAGATTAACACTCTTACCGCATCCATACTtgcatgaatttttattaaatcctcTTTTACCGCTAGTGCCTGGCACAAAAAGTCTATTTACTTGTCTCCAGAAAGTAGTCAAGCAGCTAGTTAACGAAATACCAAAGACCGCAGAAtctaaacaaaaattgaaagaaacaagagagagattattGGACGACTGTATCCACGATGt agagaaggaaaatacaTTGCTCGAAACTGTTGTAGTTACAGAAGAATTTTGTAAGGGACTTGCCGCAATAGCATACGTCAAATATCATCATTCTATGTGA